A genomic stretch from Flavobacterium humidisoli includes:
- a CDS encoding peptide MFS transporter, whose product MGETQVKTAHPKGLWVLFGTEMWERFNFYGMRALLTLFLVNSLLMKEEEASLIYGGFLGLCYLTPMLGGFVADRYLGNRNCILLGGLLMAIGQMLLFTSGSVFESNLDLAKIIMYSALGVIVFGNGFFKPNISSMVGSLYPKQEKTKLDSAFTIFYMGINIGAFLGQSICPLLGDVKDAGGIRDIHAFRWGFMAASVAMLLGTILFYFLKNKYVVSPEGKPLGGLPSKNDASDFEEGEAQKANFSNKALAMAGVAFIALGFFFHYVVGQNLIYTLIYSSGLALAGLIISDTSLTKVERDRIIVIYIVSFFIIFFWAAFEQAGSSLTFIADNQTDRHFFGWAMPPSMVQIFNGMFVVFLAVPFSVLWDTLRAKGKEPISPVKLAAGLVIISISFFMIATQVSYIGTSGLLLVKWLILLYFLNTCAELCLSPIGLSLVGKLSPKRFASLLYGVFFLSNASGYALGGTLGSILPATGDKFAKAKELGIDLQAVLDKKITLSAEQLALLDHHQISAQNPIFAGFEIHNLYEFFMVFVVLTGIAAILLFALTPLLKKLMHGVR is encoded by the coding sequence ATGGGAGAAACACAGGTAAAAACCGCGCATCCAAAAGGGCTTTGGGTATTGTTTGGAACGGAGATGTGGGAGCGATTCAATTTTTATGGAATGCGAGCTTTATTAACTTTATTCCTTGTGAATTCATTATTGATGAAGGAAGAAGAAGCCTCTTTAATTTATGGAGGTTTCCTTGGGCTTTGTTATTTGACTCCAATGTTAGGAGGTTTTGTTGCTGACCGCTATTTAGGAAACAGAAATTGTATCTTATTAGGAGGGTTATTAATGGCGATAGGACAAATGCTTTTGTTTACAAGTGGAAGTGTTTTTGAGTCTAATTTGGACTTGGCAAAAATTATTATGTACTCTGCATTAGGTGTAATTGTTTTTGGTAACGGATTCTTCAAACCGAATATCTCTAGTATGGTTGGAAGTTTGTATCCAAAACAAGAAAAAACAAAATTAGATAGTGCGTTTACTATTTTCTATATGGGAATTAACATCGGAGCATTCTTAGGTCAATCGATCTGTCCTTTATTGGGAGATGTTAAAGATGCAGGCGGAATTAGAGATATCCACGCTTTCAGATGGGGATTCATGGCCGCTTCTGTAGCAATGCTATTAGGAACAATTTTGTTCTATTTCTTAAAAAATAAATATGTAGTTTCTCCGGAAGGAAAACCATTAGGAGGGCTTCCTTCTAAAAATGATGCTTCAGATTTTGAAGAAGGAGAAGCTCAGAAAGCAAACTTTTCTAATAAAGCTCTTGCTATGGCAGGGGTAGCATTTATCGCTTTAGGATTCTTTTTTCATTATGTTGTAGGCCAGAACTTAATTTATACGCTGATTTACTCAAGTGGTTTGGCGTTGGCAGGATTAATTATATCTGATACTTCTTTAACTAAAGTAGAGCGCGATAGAATTATTGTAATCTATATCGTGTCGTTCTTTATTATCTTTTTCTGGGCGGCATTTGAGCAGGCAGGTTCCTCTTTAACTTTTATTGCAGATAACCAGACAGATAGACATTTCTTTGGTTGGGCAATGCCACCATCGATGGTTCAGATTTTTAACGGAATGTTTGTAGTGTTTTTAGCAGTTCCTTTCAGTGTGCTTTGGGATACTTTGAGAGCTAAAGGAAAGGAGCCGATTTCTCCAGTAAAACTTGCAGCAGGTTTAGTGATCATTTCTATCAGTTTCTTCATGATCGCTACTCAGGTTTCTTATATTGGAACTTCTGGTTTATTGCTAGTTAAATGGTTAATCTTATTATATTTCTTAAATACTTGTGCTGAATTATGTTTGTCTCCAATTGGTTTGTCATTGGTTGGTAAATTGTCTCCAAAGCGTTTTGCATCATTATTGTACGGAGTATTCTTTTTGTCGAATGCTTCAGGTTACGCTTTAGGCGGAACTTTAGGTTCTATTTTGCCGGCAACTGGTGATAAATTTGCAAAAGCAAAAGAATTAGGAATTGATCTTCAGGCAGTTTTAGATAAAAAAATAACACTTTCAGCAGAGCAATTGGCTTTGTTGGATCATCATCAAATTAGTGCGCAAAATCCAATTTTTGCAGGATTTGAAATCCATAACTTATATGAATTCTTTATGGTATTTGTTGTCCTAACTGGTATTGCTGCAATTTTATTATTTGCTTTAACACCACTATTGAAAAAATTAATGCACGGTGTTAGATAA
- a CDS encoding peptide MFS transporter yields the protein MENNITLEEIQNFKGKYPKQLWYLFLVEMWERFCFYGMRGVLAFFMVDQLGLLEGKANLQYGAIQAFVYAFTFIGGIFADKILGFKKSLLFGGIVMILGNLLIAASPHDFFYYGITLSIIGTGFFKPNVSSMVGELYHESDGRRDAGYGLFYAGINIGGMLGGAIPIYLGKNYSWSLCFLSAAIVMIIGVITFLLTKKHLAPIGNSPLEKHTPKKRNLYEIAVYVGSFVVIPLVYIMVINSDFTEYFMYTMGIVALAYFAYELIMLKDRKQQRKLLAAFVFIFGYFMFMAISEQSGGSLSLFAKDNLSNKMLFFHIDPNVVNNSINSLYVVIFSPLVGLLWILMAKRKIEPNTVIKFGLSFILLAAGFFIFYSARFFVDADGLSSLDVFALGYLVYTLGELCIGPIGMSVITKLSPKRLFGMMMGLWFLSSAFGQFAAGKLGAEISDANTGTTLMSKLIAYTDGYYQLALYSLIAGVVLIVATPLIRRLMQEVK from the coding sequence ATGGAAAACAATATTACTTTAGAAGAAATTCAAAATTTTAAAGGCAAGTACCCAAAACAATTGTGGTACTTGTTTTTGGTTGAAATGTGGGAACGTTTTTGTTTCTACGGAATGAGAGGGGTTTTAGCTTTTTTTATGGTAGACCAACTAGGTCTATTAGAAGGAAAAGCAAATCTTCAATATGGAGCAATTCAGGCTTTTGTCTATGCTTTTACCTTTATTGGAGGAATTTTTGCTGATAAAATTTTAGGTTTTAAAAAATCACTTCTTTTTGGAGGAATTGTTATGATTCTTGGGAACTTGCTTATTGCAGCTTCTCCGCATGATTTCTTTTATTACGGGATAACGCTTTCTATTATTGGAACGGGTTTTTTTAAACCAAACGTTTCTTCAATGGTAGGAGAATTGTATCATGAAAGTGACGGCCGTCGAGATGCTGGTTACGGATTGTTTTATGCAGGAATTAATATTGGAGGTATGCTTGGTGGTGCAATTCCTATTTATTTAGGAAAAAACTACTCTTGGAGTCTTTGTTTTCTTTCTGCGGCAATTGTTATGATAATAGGAGTTATAACTTTTCTTTTGACGAAAAAGCATTTAGCGCCAATTGGAAATTCTCCGTTAGAAAAGCATACACCTAAAAAACGTAATCTTTACGAGATAGCCGTTTATGTAGGTTCTTTTGTTGTAATTCCATTAGTTTATATAATGGTTATCAATTCTGATTTTACAGAGTACTTTATGTATACTATGGGAATAGTAGCATTAGCGTATTTTGCATATGAACTGATAATGTTAAAAGATAGAAAGCAACAACGAAAACTTTTAGCTGCATTTGTATTTATTTTTGGATACTTTATGTTTATGGCCATTTCTGAGCAGTCAGGGGGGTCATTGTCTTTGTTTGCAAAAGATAATTTATCTAACAAAATGTTGTTTTTTCATATTGATCCTAATGTAGTAAATAACAGTATCAATTCATTGTATGTTGTTATTTTTAGTCCATTGGTCGGTCTGTTGTGGATATTAATGGCTAAGCGAAAAATTGAACCTAATACTGTTATTAAATTTGGGTTATCATTTATTTTGCTTGCAGCAGGTTTCTTTATCTTTTACTCTGCTAGATTTTTTGTAGATGCAGATGGCTTAAGTTCTCTTGATGTTTTTGCTTTAGGATACCTTGTGTATACCCTAGGAGAGTTGTGTATTGGTCCAATTGGAATGTCGGTAATTACAAAATTATCGCCTAAAAGATTGTTTGGAATGATGATGGGATTATGGTTTTTGTCAAGTGCATTTGGTCAGTTTGCAGCCGGCAAATTAGGCGCTGAAATATCTGATGCCAACACTGGAACTACATTAATGTCTAAACTTATTGCCTATACAGACGGCTATTATCAACTAGCATTATATTCTTTAATTGCCGGAGTTGTTTTAATTGTTGCTACCCCGTTAATTAGAAGATTAATGCAGGAAGTTAAATAA
- a CDS encoding thioredoxin family protein: MKKILLIALFLIGAANIQAQELKWYTDVREAITVSNKEQKPMLMFFTGSDWCGWCIRLQNEVLKTAEFKKWATDNVVLVELDYPRAVAQTPEIKNQNNELQQAFGIQGFPTVYFTSAETKDGRVNFKGLGKTGYVAGGPSAWLNVAEGIVHPKKL; encoded by the coding sequence ATGAAAAAAATACTACTCATCGCTTTGTTTTTAATTGGAGCCGCCAATATTCAGGCACAAGAATTAAAATGGTATACAGATGTTAGAGAAGCAATTACTGTAAGTAACAAAGAACAAAAGCCAATGCTAATGTTTTTTACAGGCAGTGATTGGTGTGGTTGGTGTATTCGTTTGCAAAATGAAGTTTTAAAGACTGCTGAGTTTAAAAAATGGGCTACAGATAATGTGGTTTTAGTTGAATTAGATTATCCTAGAGCCGTAGCGCAGACTCCAGAAATTAAAAATCAAAATAACGAATTGCAGCAAGCTTTCGGTATTCAAGGGTTTCCAACGGTTTACTTTACAAGCGCAGAAACAAAAGACGGAAGAGTTAATTTTAAAGGTCTTGGTAAAACAGGATATGTTGCTGGTGGACCATCTGCTTGGTTAAATGTTGCAGAAGGAATAGTGCATCCGAAGAAATTATAA
- a CDS encoding thioredoxin family protein gives MTKKLLILLFFLGSFMAQAQNLAWRTNMTDAIAISNDQKKPMLILFTASGVPENLQNEIFKTPDFAVWSRDNVVLVKLDLSDMNASDSDREQNVKLKNAFGVQDLPEVCFAMASVRKNKTTFSALGKIAYKPGGAKAWIAESNAILHPAE, from the coding sequence ATGACTAAAAAATTACTTATCCTACTGTTTTTTTTAGGTTCATTTATGGCGCAAGCACAAAACTTAGCATGGAGAACAAACATGACAGATGCTATTGCTATAAGTAATGACCAGAAAAAACCAATGCTGATTTTATTCACTGCCTCAGGTGTACCAGAAAATCTTCAAAATGAAATCTTTAAAACGCCCGATTTTGCTGTATGGTCACGTGACAATGTGGTCTTAGTAAAATTAGATTTGTCTGATATGAATGCTTCAGATAGCGATCGCGAACAAAATGTGAAATTAAAAAATGCATTTGGAGTTCAAGATCTTCCAGAAGTATGCTTTGCAATGGCGTCGGTAAGAAAAAACAAAACTACATTTAGTGCTTTAGGAAAAATAGCCTATAAACCTGGAGGAGCGAAAGCTTGGATTGCAGAATCAAATGCAATTTTACATCCAGCAGAATAG
- a CDS encoding thioredoxin family protein: protein MNSQNIIWKTDINDAVTASAEKRKPLLIFFTSQGVSSQLQNEIFATRDFEEWSRKNVILVKLDLSDPSISDASKEQNLRLKNAFGIEEIPQVCFSEVTSRKGKTNFNKLGLIGYKASGVKSWISESDSILNPE from the coding sequence ATGAATTCTCAAAATATAATTTGGAAAACAGACATCAATGATGCTGTAACTGCAAGCGCAGAAAAGAGAAAACCTTTGCTGATTTTTTTTACTAGTCAAGGTGTGAGTTCTCAATTGCAAAATGAAATTTTTGCTACTCGTGATTTTGAAGAATGGTCCCGTAAAAATGTTATTTTGGTCAAGCTTGATCTTTCTGATCCATCTATCTCTGATGCAAGTAAAGAGCAAAATTTACGATTAAAAAATGCTTTTGGTATCGAAGAAATTCCGCAAGTGTGTTTTTCCGAAGTTACCAGTAGAAAAGGAAAGACCAATTTTAATAAACTTGGACTTATTGGCTATAAAGCTTCTGGAGTTAAATCTTGGATTTCTGAATCGGATTCGATTTTGAATCCAGAATAA
- a CDS encoding ComEC/Rec2 family competence protein: MKVLDFPLIKITIAFIIGVITTYYIHIPILAINYLLIICLSLFVITYVWNLKNNKKTILFGISVYLLSFFLGSFTLISHTESLQKNNYTHCKAAFEKKQSLTLILRENLKSNDYSDRYIGLIKTISGKVYSGKIIVNVQKGSSHNRLIIGNSIKIQTLLQRNKPSKNPNQFDYSSYLADKQIYAQIYCSKKEILVNKNIQKDIWYYCAKLHSRIIFNLEKSKFSKSEMNVALALILGQQQDISQDIIQDYQYSGATHVLSVSGLHVGFIMLFITFILQPIPNTKKGSFFKLACILISLAGFAIISGLSPSVLRSVVMFSFLAIGNHLRRTGNIYHTLLVSILLILLFEPYFLFDVGFQLSYIALFFILWLQPILKNIYKPKNKITVYIWEALTVSFAAQIGTLPLCLYYFHQFPGLFFVTNIIILPILSFIMIAGIVVMIIAIFTSPPLFITMIFEKSIYLLNLTIHAVASLDSFVIRDISFNLFHLWAFSLFIISTIIWIKKPSFSKLLFALTSIIMIQLAFILTKIETEKGEELIVYNERNNTLISERSGRNLVLFTRDTIKENNRNINSYLVGNSIALSRIKKIKNVLYFKNTKILIIDSTKTLPEKVNPDILILTQTSKINLDRLLQNIRPKIVIADGSNSNSIQKYWKNSCLKKNIPFHSTKEKGYYRL, from the coding sequence ATGAAAGTATTAGATTTTCCGTTAATAAAAATTACAATCGCTTTTATAATAGGTGTCATCACAACTTATTACATACATATACCTATTCTGGCAATTAATTATTTGCTAATAATTTGCCTTTCCCTTTTTGTCATTACATATGTCTGGAATTTAAAAAACAACAAGAAAACAATTCTTTTTGGGATTTCAGTTTACTTGCTATCTTTCTTCTTGGGTTCTTTTACTCTTATTAGCCATACCGAAAGTCTTCAAAAGAATAATTACACGCATTGTAAAGCAGCATTTGAAAAAAAACAATCTCTTACTTTAATCCTGAGAGAAAATTTAAAAAGTAATGATTACAGTGATCGTTACATTGGGCTTATCAAAACAATTTCTGGAAAAGTTTATTCTGGAAAAATAATTGTAAACGTTCAAAAAGGCAGCAGCCACAATCGTCTAATTATAGGAAACAGCATTAAAATTCAAACGCTTTTACAGCGAAATAAACCCAGTAAAAATCCAAATCAATTTGATTACAGCAGCTATTTGGCAGACAAACAAATTTATGCTCAGATCTATTGTTCCAAAAAAGAAATTTTAGTGAACAAAAACATTCAAAAGGACATTTGGTATTATTGTGCCAAATTGCATTCACGAATAATTTTCAATCTTGAAAAGTCAAAATTCAGCAAATCTGAAATGAACGTGGCTCTAGCGCTCATTTTGGGTCAGCAGCAGGACATATCACAAGATATTATCCAAGATTATCAATACTCTGGCGCTACACACGTTTTATCTGTTTCCGGGCTTCATGTTGGCTTTATAATGCTTTTTATCACTTTTATACTCCAACCAATTCCAAACACAAAAAAAGGTTCATTTTTTAAACTAGCCTGCATTCTAATTTCCTTAGCTGGTTTTGCTATTATTTCTGGTTTATCACCTTCAGTTTTGAGATCTGTAGTCATGTTTTCCTTTCTTGCAATTGGAAATCATTTACGCCGAACTGGCAACATCTACCATACTTTACTAGTTTCAATTTTACTAATATTACTTTTTGAACCCTATTTTTTATTTGATGTCGGCTTTCAATTAAGTTACATCGCACTTTTTTTCATTCTTTGGCTACAGCCTATTTTAAAAAACATTTACAAACCAAAGAACAAAATAACAGTTTACATTTGGGAAGCTTTAACGGTTTCATTCGCCGCTCAAATTGGCACATTGCCTTTATGCCTTTATTATTTCCATCAATTTCCGGGATTATTTTTTGTCACGAACATTATTATACTTCCCATTTTATCCTTTATCATGATTGCTGGAATTGTGGTGATGATTATCGCCATTTTCACCAGTCCGCCCTTATTCATCACAATGATTTTTGAGAAAAGTATCTATCTGCTAAATCTTACGATTCATGCTGTTGCTTCTCTAGATTCATTTGTTATCCGAGACATCAGCTTTAATTTGTTTCATTTATGGGCATTTTCTTTGTTTATAATTAGCACAATTATCTGGATTAAAAAGCCAAGTTTTAGCAAATTGCTATTTGCATTGACTTCAATTATTATGATCCAGCTTGCATTTATTTTAACCAAAATAGAAACAGAAAAAGGAGAAGAATTGATTGTTTACAACGAAAGAAACAATACACTCATTTCTGAGCGTTCAGGAAGAAACCTTGTACTTTTTACTAGAGACACTATTAAGGAAAACAACCGAAACATAAATTCGTATCTCGTAGGGAATTCAATTGCCTTGTCTAGGATCAAAAAGATTAAAAATGTGCTTTATTTTAAAAACACCAAAATTCTAATCATTGACAGCACTAAAACTTTACCAGAAAAAGTGAATCCAGATATCTTAATTCTTACTCAGACTTCAAAAATAAATCTGGATCGATTGCTACAAAATATTCGCCCTAAAATTGTTATAGCTGACGGATCGAATTCGAATTCGATTCAGAAATATTGGAAGAACAGTTGCCTCAAAAAAAATATCCCTTTTCATTCAACAAAAGAAAAGGGATATTATAGATTGTAA
- a CDS encoding C40 family peptidase produces MKRIVIFLLLAIAVTSCKSTSTAVSKNSTKSESKKENRALVNNLIEKATDNIGVRYKAGGTTKSGFDCSGLVYTTFESENIQLPRSSFDQAKIGKVVPLNDAKKGDLIFFKTNKSRQINHVGLITEVNSDEIKFVHSSTSKGVIISSTKETYYKNSFEQVNRILP; encoded by the coding sequence TTGAAACGAATTGTAATTTTTCTGCTTTTAGCAATTGCTGTTACTTCTTGTAAATCAACTTCGACGGCGGTATCAAAAAACAGCACAAAAAGCGAATCAAAAAAAGAAAACAGAGCTTTGGTTAATAATTTAATTGAAAAAGCCACTGACAATATTGGCGTTCGCTATAAAGCAGGCGGAACTACAAAAAGCGGTTTTGATTGTTCTGGACTGGTTTACACCACTTTCGAAAGTGAAAACATCCAACTTCCGAGAAGTTCTTTCGACCAAGCAAAAATTGGAAAAGTTGTTCCGTTAAATGATGCCAAAAAGGGAGATTTAATCTTCTTTAAAACCAACAAAAGCAGACAAATCAATCACGTCGGACTAATTACCGAGGTTAATTCTGATGAAATAAAATTTGTTCATTCTTCTACTTCAAAAGGTGTAATTATTTCCTCTACCAAAGAAACTTATTACAAAAACTCTTTTGAACAGGTAAATAGGATTCTTCCATAA
- the lpxB gene encoding lipid-A-disaccharide synthase, translating to MKYYIIAGEASGDLHGSNLMKALYIEDPEAEIRFWGGDLMQKAGGTLVKHYRDLAFMGFIEVVFNLKTILNNIKICKKDISEFKPDVIIFIDYPGFNMRIAKWAKELGYKTHYYISPQIWAWKENRIKAIKQDVDKMYVILPFEKSFYEDKHHFPVDFVGHPLIDAIQNQPPFDEALFRKENNLGEKPIIAVLPGSRKQEITKMLSVMLSVVDDFQDYEFVIAGAPSQEYEFYQQFLKNKNIAFVSNKTYDLLRSSTAALVTSGTATLETALFKVPEVVCYKGSEVSYQIAKRIITLKYISLVNLIMDQEVVTELIQGDCNKKRIKEELQKLLEPGHRNKVLQNYDILEQKLGGVGASKNTAKLIVADLKQNN from the coding sequence ATGAAGTATTACATAATTGCAGGAGAAGCCTCTGGAGATTTACATGGTTCAAATTTAATGAAAGCCTTATATATTGAAGATCCAGAAGCAGAAATTAGATTTTGGGGTGGAGACTTAATGCAAAAAGCAGGCGGAACTCTAGTAAAACACTATCGCGACCTAGCTTTTATGGGCTTTATCGAAGTGGTTTTCAATTTAAAAACCATTTTAAACAATATTAAAATCTGTAAAAAAGACATCTCGGAGTTCAAACCAGATGTGATTATTTTTATTGATTATCCTGGTTTTAATATGCGAATTGCAAAATGGGCAAAAGAATTAGGCTATAAAACGCATTACTATATTTCTCCTCAAATTTGGGCTTGGAAAGAAAACCGAATTAAAGCAATCAAACAAGACGTTGATAAGATGTATGTTATTTTGCCTTTCGAGAAAAGCTTTTACGAAGACAAACATCATTTTCCTGTAGATTTTGTCGGACATCCGCTTATTGATGCCATTCAGAATCAGCCCCCATTTGATGAAGCTTTATTTAGAAAAGAAAATAATTTAGGCGAAAAGCCAATTATTGCCGTTCTGCCTGGAAGCCGTAAACAGGAAATTACCAAAATGCTGAGCGTAATGCTGAGCGTTGTGGATGATTTTCAAGATTATGAATTTGTTATTGCAGGTGCTCCGAGCCAGGAATACGAATTTTATCAGCAGTTTCTAAAAAATAAAAACATCGCCTTTGTTTCGAACAAAACGTACGATTTACTTCGTTCTTCTACCGCTGCTCTGGTAACTTCTGGAACGGCAACTCTTGAAACAGCTCTTTTTAAAGTTCCCGAAGTAGTTTGCTATAAAGGAAGTGAAGTATCGTACCAAATTGCAAAACGTATTATTACATTAAAATATATTTCTCTCGTCAATTTAATTATGGATCAAGAAGTTGTAACCGAATTGATTCAAGGAGATTGCAATAAAAAACGAATCAAAGAAGAACTTCAAAAATTATTAGAACCTGGCCATCGCAATAAAGTGCTACAAAATTACGATATATTAGAACAAAAATTAGGTGGAGTTGGCGCAAGTAAAAACACAGCAAAACTCATTGTTGCCGATTTAAAACAAAATAATTAA
- the surE gene encoding 5'/3'-nucleotidase SurE: MKAEKPLILVTNDDGILAPGIRALISVMETIGDVIVVAPDKPQSAMGHAITVNNTLFIDKISKDSDTIAEYSCSGTPVDCVKLAVNEILKRKPDLCVSGINHGSNSSINVIYSGTMSAAVEAGIEGIQAIGFSLLDFDWNADFEPIKSFVKKITLETLANKLPPGVVLNVNFPKLKESEIKGIKVCRQAKAYYAQKFDKRQTPFGKDYYWLAGKFVNEDKGEDTDEWALANGYISVVPVQFDLTAHHSIQQLNTWKLND, translated from the coding sequence ATGAAAGCTGAGAAACCACTTATATTAGTAACCAACGATGATGGTATTTTGGCTCCTGGAATTAGAGCCCTTATTAGCGTTATGGAAACCATAGGCGATGTTATTGTAGTTGCGCCAGATAAACCGCAAAGCGCAATGGGACACGCAATCACCGTTAATAATACTTTATTTATTGATAAAATCTCTAAAGATAGTGACACAATTGCAGAGTACAGCTGCTCTGGAACTCCTGTTGACTGTGTAAAACTGGCAGTTAATGAAATCTTAAAACGCAAACCCGATTTGTGCGTTTCGGGAATAAATCACGGATCGAATTCTTCTATTAATGTCATATATTCTGGAACCATGAGCGCCGCGGTTGAAGCTGGAATCGAAGGTATTCAAGCAATAGGTTTTTCGCTTTTAGATTTTGATTGGAATGCCGATTTTGAACCTATAAAGTCTTTTGTAAAAAAAATTACTTTAGAAACCCTAGCGAATAAACTTCCGCCAGGAGTAGTTTTAAATGTCAATTTTCCAAAATTAAAGGAATCTGAAATTAAAGGAATTAAAGTTTGCCGTCAAGCGAAAGCCTATTACGCACAGAAGTTTGACAAAAGACAAACTCCTTTTGGAAAAGATTATTACTGGCTTGCAGGAAAATTTGTTAACGAAGATAAAGGCGAAGATACAGACGAATGGGCTTTGGCAAATGGATACATTTCGGTAGTTCCTGTACAATTTGACTTGACCGCTCACCACTCTATTCAACAACTTAATACTTGGAAATTAAATGACTAA